A window from Chitinophaga filiformis encodes these proteins:
- a CDS encoding helix-turn-helix domain-containing protein, translating into MKFSHTDKRSGGVIYFLENEVFSGRRTEATADRLFTIALNSGPAQQVYIDNIEYTFPSGCLLPLFSNQSFIFEEPRQITAWQYNRDFYCIVDHDNEVSCAGFLFFGSYGQLFIKLDKFNQGKLEILKSIFIEEFEMDDSTKSEMLKMLLKRLIIIGTRLAKEQYVKEQPVESDKFDIVRKYNLLVDRNFKTQHQVQFYANELGKSPKTLSNLFARYHHKLPLQIIHDRIIDEAKRLFYYTDRSAKEIAYELGFDDAAHFSRFFKKITGQNISGYKKARLRYSEANALSFPQEPGHPASFL; encoded by the coding sequence ATGAAGTTTTCACATACTGACAAGAGATCGGGTGGTGTAATTTATTTTCTGGAGAACGAGGTATTTTCCGGCAGGAGAACAGAAGCGACGGCAGACCGGCTTTTTACAATCGCGTTAAACAGCGGTCCGGCGCAGCAGGTCTATATTGACAATATTGAGTATACCTTCCCTTCCGGATGCCTGTTACCGCTTTTTTCCAATCAGTCTTTTATATTTGAAGAGCCCCGACAGATTACCGCCTGGCAATATAACCGGGATTTTTATTGCATTGTTGATCACGATAACGAGGTAAGCTGTGCAGGTTTTCTGTTTTTCGGATCCTATGGTCAGCTATTCATTAAGCTGGACAAATTCAATCAGGGAAAACTCGAGATACTGAAAAGCATTTTTATCGAAGAGTTTGAAATGGATGACAGTACAAAATCGGAGATGCTCAAAATGTTATTAAAAAGGCTGATTATTATCGGTACCAGGTTAGCCAAAGAACAATATGTAAAAGAGCAGCCCGTTGAATCTGACAAATTTGACATCGTTAGAAAATATAATCTATTAGTTGACAGGAACTTTAAAACACAGCACCAGGTACAATTCTATGCGAATGAGTTAGGCAAATCTCCCAAAACATTATCTAACCTGTTTGCACGTTACCATCATAAACTCCCCTTACAGATCATTCATGACCGTATAATTGACGAAGCAAAAAGGTTATTCTATTACACGGATAGATCAGCGAAAGAAATAGCTTATGAGCTTGGGTTTGATGACGCGGCACATTTTAGCCGGTTCTTTAAAAAGATAACAGGCCAAAACATTTCCGGGTATAAAAAGGCCAGATTACGCTATTCAGAGGCCAATGCATTGTCTTTTCCCCAGGAGCCGGGACATCCGGCATCGTTCTTATAA
- a CDS encoding SDR family NAD(P)-dependent oxidoreductase, with amino-acid sequence MEQHQYTGSLQKPVGSGFNAASTSTDVLKGIDLTGKIAIVTGGYTGIGLETTKMLAAAGATVIVPARSIEKAAKNLAGIANVVLEEMDLMSHISIDRFAEKFLASGRPLHLLINNAGIMFVPLRRDSRGIESQLVTNYLAPFQLTARLWDTLKKANGARVVNVSSQGHQFAPFNFEDPNFESRAYETLSAYGQSKTALNLFTVELDKRGKRHHVRAYALHPGNVLGTELAREASVETFRQLGLVDENGNLLPEFAASMKTIPQGAATTLWCATSPLLNNIGGVYCEDADIAVLAPGQEISGGVKPYSLDESNANRLWKLSEEMTGVGFDVDTAA; translated from the coding sequence ATGGAACAGCATCAGTATACCGGGTCACTACAAAAACCTGTAGGATCAGGGTTCAATGCAGCATCTACATCAACAGATGTACTGAAGGGAATTGACCTTACTGGAAAAATTGCCATTGTAACAGGCGGTTACACCGGCATCGGTTTAGAAACTACCAAAATGCTTGCCGCAGCAGGCGCCACCGTTATTGTACCTGCAAGAAGTATTGAAAAGGCAGCCAAAAATCTGGCCGGCATTGCAAATGTAGTGTTAGAGGAAATGGACTTAATGAGCCATATTTCTATAGACAGATTTGCAGAAAAATTTCTGGCTTCAGGCCGGCCATTACACCTGCTGATCAATAATGCAGGAATTATGTTTGTTCCTTTGCGCAGGGACAGCCGTGGCATAGAGTCTCAATTGGTGACAAACTACCTGGCACCATTTCAGCTCACCGCACGCTTATGGGATACACTAAAAAAAGCGAATGGCGCAAGAGTAGTGAATGTGTCTTCCCAGGGACATCAATTCGCACCATTCAATTTTGAGGATCCCAACTTTGAAAGTCGTGCGTATGAAACCTTATCAGCGTATGGCCAATCAAAGACAGCACTCAATCTGTTCACTGTTGAATTGGACAAACGTGGCAAGAGGCATCATGTAAGAGCGTATGCATTGCACCCGGGCAATGTTCTCGGAACAGAACTGGCAAGAGAAGCATCAGTAGAAACATTCCGCCAGCTGGGATTGGTAGATGAAAATGGCAACCTTTTACCTGAATTTGCAGCTTCCATGAAAACAATTCCGCAAGGGGCGGCAACCACCCTCTGGTGTGCTACCAGTCCCTTGTTAAACAATATCGGCGGTGTGTATTGCGAGGATGCGGATATTGCGGTATTAGCTCCAGGGCAGGAAATATCAGGGGGCGTAAAGCCTTATTCGCTGGATGAGAGCAATGCAAATCGGCTTTGGAAATTGAGCGAGGAGATGACGGGGGTTGGGTTCGATGTTGATACGGCTGCTTGA
- a CDS encoding NADP-dependent oxidoreductase, with product MKSKLIRLINMPAGMPQIDDFLLEEDELPSITDGQLLLKPLFISVDPYLRVAMSGGHPPALNVGDIIISRGIAVVVTSAHKDFKKGDLVMGYMEWRDLLLRDADDLVVLEDKSMPLSSYLSVLGATGLSAYFALSEIGKPQKGETIVISGAAGAVGSIAGQIGKLFGCKVIGIVGSDEKADFIKTGLRFDAAINYRTSTDIGAVLDRLCPKGIDVYFDNVGGNISDAVISKMNDYGRIVVCGTIADYNDEKEAVGPRLLPLVVYKKLLIQGFLIGDYKERFNEGRAQLRQWLIDGNLNYRETIVKGFEQLPAAFIGLFSGKNEGKMLVEL from the coding sequence ATGAAATCGAAATTAATCAGATTGATAAATATGCCAGCAGGCATGCCGCAAATCGATGACTTCCTGCTCGAAGAGGATGAACTTCCATCGATTACTGATGGTCAGTTATTGTTAAAGCCATTATTTATTTCTGTCGACCCATACTTAAGAGTCGCCATGAGTGGTGGACATCCGCCTGCGTTAAATGTTGGAGATATTATTATTTCACGTGGTATTGCAGTAGTTGTGACTTCCGCTCATAAAGATTTCAAAAAGGGTGATCTGGTAATGGGATATATGGAATGGCGGGATCTTTTATTACGTGACGCTGATGATCTGGTTGTATTGGAAGATAAGAGTATGCCATTGAGTTCCTATCTGAGTGTATTAGGAGCTACTGGTTTGTCCGCTTACTTTGCGCTTAGTGAAATAGGTAAGCCGCAAAAAGGTGAAACGATCGTTATTTCGGGTGCGGCTGGTGCGGTAGGAAGCATCGCAGGTCAAATCGGTAAATTGTTTGGTTGTAAGGTCATAGGCATTGTAGGAAGCGATGAAAAAGCCGACTTTATAAAAACCGGGCTAAGGTTTGACGCTGCCATTAACTACAGGACCAGTACTGACATCGGTGCCGTCCTGGACAGGCTTTGTCCCAAAGGGATAGATGTATATTTCGATAATGTTGGCGGTAACATATCGGATGCTGTAATCAGTAAGATGAATGATTATGGGCGGATAGTGGTCTGTGGTACTATTGCTGATTACAATGATGAAAAGGAAGCTGTTGGGCCAAGATTGTTACCACTTGTGGTTTACAAAAAATTATTAATTCAAGGATTTCTCATCGGCGATTACAAAGAGCGTTTTAATGAAGGCCGGGCGCAGCTAAGACAATGGCTGATTGACGGAAATCTGAATTACAGAGAAACGATCGTGAAGGGCTTTGAGCAACTACCAGCGGCTTTTATAGGACTTTTCAGTGGCAAAAACGAAGGCAAGATGTTAGTTGAATTGTAA
- the fabF gene encoding beta-ketoacyl-ACP synthase II has product MRTVTLKRVVVTGLGALTPIGNDVNTFWNSLKSGTGGAGPITRFDTTEFKTKFACELKGFDIEKFMEKKEARKMDMFTQYAMVAAQEAVEHAGLHLDGVDKTQIGVIWASGNGGMQTFEDQIVEFAQGNFIPKFNPFFIPKLISDIAAGQISMKYGFMGVNYCTVSACASSSSALVDAFNYIRLGKANAIVAGGSEAPVTRAGIAGFNALKALSTRNDDHATASRPFDADRDGFVMGEGAGAIILEEYEHAVKRGATIYAEMVGGAMTADAYHLTATHPEGLGARLGMQRALEDADLKPEDVDYINAHATSTPLGDVSELKGITGVFGDHITKLNISATKSMTGHLLGAAGAIEAIACIKATQFDLVPPTINTTTLGEGIPTNLNLTLGKAQERTVNVAMSNTFGFGGHNAIVIFKKFKA; this is encoded by the coding sequence ATGCGCACTGTTACGTTAAAAAGGGTTGTGGTTACCGGGCTGGGGGCCTTAACGCCTATCGGAAACGATGTAAACACATTCTGGAATAGTCTTAAATCTGGTACCGGTGGTGCTGGTCCTATTACCCGTTTCGATACTACGGAGTTTAAAACTAAGTTTGCTTGCGAACTGAAGGGTTTTGATATAGAGAAATTCATGGAAAAGAAGGAAGCCCGTAAAATGGACATGTTTACGCAATATGCCATGGTGGCTGCCCAGGAAGCTGTTGAACATGCAGGTCTTCACCTGGATGGTGTGGACAAAACCCAAATCGGTGTGATCTGGGCGTCCGGTAACGGTGGTATGCAGACCTTCGAAGACCAGATCGTTGAATTTGCCCAGGGCAATTTCATTCCTAAATTCAATCCTTTCTTTATTCCCAAGCTGATCTCCGATATCGCAGCTGGTCAGATCTCTATGAAATATGGTTTCATGGGTGTGAACTACTGTACTGTATCTGCCTGCGCTTCTTCCAGCAGTGCTCTGGTAGACGCTTTCAACTATATCCGCCTGGGTAAGGCCAACGCTATCGTGGCTGGTGGTTCTGAAGCACCTGTTACCCGTGCCGGTATCGCCGGTTTCAATGCGCTCAAGGCATTGTCTACCCGCAATGATGATCATGCTACCGCTTCCCGTCCTTTCGACGCTGACCGTGATGGTTTCGTAATGGGTGAAGGCGCTGGCGCTATCATCCTGGAAGAATATGAGCACGCTGTGAAAAGAGGCGCTACCATCTACGCAGAAATGGTAGGTGGCGCTATGACCGCTGACGCTTATCACCTCACCGCTACTCATCCGGAAGGCCTCGGCGCCCGTTTAGGTATGCAGAGAGCCCTGGAAGATGCTGACCTGAAACCTGAAGATGTAGACTATATCAATGCACACGCTACTTCTACCCCGCTGGGCGACGTTAGCGAGCTGAAAGGTATCACCGGCGTATTTGGTGATCACATTACCAAACTGAACATCAGCGCTACCAAATCCATGACCGGTCACCTCCTGGGTGCTGCCGGCGCTATTGAAGCGATTGCTTGTATCAAGGCTACCCAGTTCGACTTGGTGCCTCCTACCATCAACACCACTACATTGGGCGAAGGCATCCCTACCAACCTGAACCTGACCCTCGGTAAGGCACAGGAACGTACCGTAAATGTTGCCATGAGCAATACTTTCGGTTTCGGTGGTCATAATGCGATCGTAATATTCAAAAAATTCAAGGCTTAA
- a CDS encoding carboxymuconolactone decarboxylase family protein, with the protein MKAFKVPNREEVSPANQAIFDTLKKKLGKVPNSYAFMASSENGLANYLALSNAKSSLTIREKEVINLIVSAINDCHYCVSAHTVIGKLNGFTDEQILEIRRGNISFDAKLNALVQFVKEVTNKKGNASQQAIDNFFAAGYTNESLVDTLMIISERTFSNYLNAIVKVPIDFPVAPEI; encoded by the coding sequence ATGAAAGCATTTAAAGTACCAAACCGTGAAGAGGTCAGCCCTGCCAACCAGGCAATATTCGATACACTGAAAAAGAAGCTGGGCAAGGTTCCTAATAGCTATGCATTTATGGCAAGTTCCGAAAATGGTTTAGCCAACTATCTCGCATTGTCTAATGCAAAAAGTTCACTTACTATCCGGGAGAAGGAAGTTATTAACCTGATCGTTAGCGCAATAAACGACTGCCATTATTGTGTCAGCGCCCATACTGTGATCGGAAAATTAAACGGCTTTACTGATGAGCAAATACTGGAAATACGCCGTGGCAACATCAGTTTTGATGCAAAACTCAACGCACTAGTGCAGTTCGTGAAAGAGGTGACTAACAAAAAAGGTAACGCCAGTCAGCAGGCTATAGATAACTTTTTTGCAGCAGGCTATACCAATGAAAGTCTTGTTGATACGTTAATGATCATCTCCGAAAGAACTTTCAGCAATTACCTGAACGCTATTGTGAAGGTGCCAATCGACTTCCCTGTTGCGCCTGAAATTTGA
- a CDS encoding MFS transporter produces the protein MKYLTRTIWVLSFISLLTDVAGEMLYPVMPIYLRSIGFSVLLIGILEGIAEATAGLSKGYFGKLSDQRGRRAPFIQLGYTLSALSKPIMAVFVYPLWIFLARTADRLGKGIRTGARDALLSDEATPATKGRVFGFHRSMDTLGAVIGPALALVYLYLYPNEYRTLFFIAFVPGLLAIGLSFYLKDKKREQKENKTPVSFFSFLHYWKHSPAIYRRVVTGLLVFTLFNSSDVFLLLKIKQAGLSDAATIGVYIFYNLIYALAAFPLGILADSIGLKKIFIAGLFLFVLVYAGMAFTGSIYYYGFLFLLYGAYAAATEGISKAWISNITDKADTATAIGTYTGFQSICTMLASTVTGWLWLRFGAGLAFGTTAVVTFGVLLYFWLSIDAPTSHQSPEK, from the coding sequence ATGAAATACTTAACGCGTACAATATGGGTATTATCGTTCATTAGTCTGCTGACAGATGTGGCCGGCGAAATGTTATATCCGGTCATGCCCATTTATTTAAGAAGCATTGGTTTTTCCGTATTGCTGATTGGCATACTTGAAGGTATTGCAGAAGCTACCGCCGGTTTAAGCAAGGGCTATTTCGGCAAATTATCTGACCAGAGAGGCAGAAGGGCGCCGTTCATACAATTAGGATATACCCTGAGCGCTTTGTCTAAGCCCATAATGGCCGTTTTTGTCTACCCGCTCTGGATATTCCTGGCACGAACGGCCGACCGCTTAGGCAAAGGCATCCGTACCGGCGCGCGAGACGCGCTGTTGTCTGACGAAGCCACGCCGGCTACCAAAGGCCGGGTGTTCGGATTCCACCGTTCGATGGATACACTGGGAGCTGTTATCGGGCCAGCCCTGGCTTTGGTTTACCTGTACCTTTATCCCAATGAATACAGGACGCTGTTCTTTATCGCATTTGTGCCCGGACTATTGGCTATCGGACTATCTTTTTATCTCAAAGACAAAAAACGCGAACAGAAAGAGAACAAAACCCCCGTTTCCTTTTTCTCCTTTCTGCATTACTGGAAACATAGCCCTGCTATTTACCGGCGCGTAGTAACAGGATTGCTGGTTTTTACATTGTTTAACAGTTCCGATGTTTTCCTCCTCCTGAAAATAAAACAGGCAGGATTGAGTGATGCAGCTACTATAGGCGTATATATCTTTTATAACCTGATATACGCATTGGCCGCTTTTCCCCTGGGAATACTGGCCGATAGCATAGGATTGAAAAAGATATTCATTGCCGGACTGTTCCTCTTCGTATTGGTATATGCCGGGATGGCCTTCACAGGTAGTATCTATTACTACGGATTTCTTTTCCTCTTGTATGGCGCTTATGCTGCTGCAACGGAAGGGATTTCCAAGGCATGGATAAGCAATATCACTGACAAGGCGGATACGGCTACCGCAATAGGCACCTACACCGGGTTTCAGAGTATCTGTACCATGCTGGCCAGTACTGTTACCGGTTGGCTATGGCTCCGCTTTGGCGCTGGTCTTGCGTTTGGGACTACTGCGGTAGTAACGTTTGGGGTGCTGCTTTACTTTTGGCTCAGCATTGATGCACCAACCAGCCATCAAAGTCCTGAAAAATGA
- a CDS encoding winged helix-turn-helix transcriptional regulator — MECKRVEQDHKREMMGVHDAMDVLSGKWKIPIISSICYYSERRFSDILNDVPGISNKMLSKELKELEVNELIKRTVLDTQPVTVQYVLTDHGKTLKTIIENLTSWGIEHRKKIMGK, encoded by the coding sequence ATGGAGTGCAAAAGAGTCGAACAAGATCACAAAAGAGAGATGATGGGTGTCCATGATGCAATGGACGTGTTGAGCGGGAAATGGAAAATACCTATTATCTCATCTATCTGCTATTATAGCGAAAGAAGGTTCTCTGACATCCTGAATGATGTACCCGGTATTTCCAACAAAATGCTGAGCAAGGAATTGAAAGAATTGGAAGTAAATGAACTGATTAAACGCACGGTGTTAGACACCCAGCCTGTAACGGTTCAGTATGTGCTTACAGACCATGGTAAGACGCTGAAGACCATCATTGAGAACCTGACAAGCTGGGGGATAGAACATCGTAAGAAAATTATGGGGAAATAG
- a CDS encoding LysR family transcriptional regulator, which translates to MELRQLKYFIKAAELQNFTEASGALFITQSTLSQQIKQLEDELGVPLFDRIAKRVRLTEAGRTFLPYALKTAKDAQDGKDMLKDLMNLNTGTLSIGVTYGLMALLTKAIVDFSQECPKINIKISFGTTQDLLDKLDQGHIDMMLSFSQGEKGDGFEIERLFSSCLALVVHKSHPLGGRKQINIKQLDGMPLVLPTRGYSIRNYLDLLLEDHHLIPDIKMEVNDINMLLQLVDSGQWATILMGSSIFNYPELKALKITGEGMTRLATISWPAGQYRKKAARLLAQLLVRHAKDYHV; encoded by the coding sequence ATGGAACTCCGTCAATTAAAATACTTTATCAAGGCCGCTGAATTGCAAAATTTCACTGAAGCTTCGGGTGCATTATTTATTACGCAAAGCACACTATCTCAGCAGATCAAACAATTGGAAGATGAACTGGGAGTGCCGTTGTTTGACAGGATCGCTAAGCGGGTGCGGCTCACAGAGGCCGGTAGAACGTTTTTGCCTTATGCCCTCAAAACGGCGAAAGATGCCCAGGACGGCAAGGACATGTTGAAGGATTTGATGAATCTTAATACAGGAACGTTGTCGATCGGCGTGACCTACGGACTAATGGCCTTGTTAACGAAAGCTATAGTGGACTTTTCACAAGAGTGTCCCAAAATCAACATAAAAATTAGCTTTGGCACCACTCAGGATTTACTTGACAAGCTTGATCAGGGTCATATTGATATGATGTTGTCTTTTTCTCAAGGCGAGAAAGGCGATGGATTTGAAATTGAACGTTTGTTTTCTTCCTGCCTGGCACTTGTAGTTCACAAAAGCCATCCGTTGGGCGGTAGAAAGCAGATCAACATTAAGCAATTAGATGGTATGCCTTTGGTATTGCCTACCAGAGGATATAGCATCCGCAATTACCTCGATCTTTTATTGGAAGATCATCATTTAATACCTGATATCAAAATGGAAGTAAATGATATCAATATGCTTTTACAACTAGTAGATAGTGGTCAGTGGGCAACCATATTAATGGGTTCGTCGATCTTTAACTACCCTGAATTAAAAGCGCTGAAAATTACAGGCGAAGGTATGACACGATTGGCCACTATTTCCTGGCCGGCAGGGCAATATCGCAAAAAGGCAGCGCGACTATTGGCGCAGCTATTAGTCCGTCACGCGAAGGACTATCATGTTTAA
- a CDS encoding SDR family NAD(P)-dependent oxidoreductase, translating into MKRLENKVAVVTGASKGIGASIAKYFAAEGAKVVVNYASSREDAEKVVKAISDAGGKAIAVQGDVSDAADISRLFEATKDAFGSLDILVNNAGIYQYAPVEEVSADSFHRQFNINVWGSLLAIQASLKLFGNKGGNIINISSEAGKMPLPTGSIYSATKAALDAITISLSKELGAKKIRINSILPGVVETEGSHSAGFIGSDAEAKLVANTPLGRTGQPEDIAKVAVFLASDESGWITGEKISVSGGIYGF; encoded by the coding sequence ATGAAAAGACTAGAGAACAAGGTAGCAGTAGTTACAGGCGCGTCAAAAGGAATAGGTGCATCCATCGCGAAATATTTTGCGGCGGAAGGTGCTAAGGTGGTGGTGAATTATGCTTCCAGCAGGGAAGATGCAGAGAAGGTGGTAAAAGCCATCAGCGACGCAGGAGGCAAGGCCATTGCGGTACAGGGTGATGTATCGGATGCGGCTGATATAAGCAGACTTTTTGAAGCAACTAAAGATGCTTTCGGCTCATTGGATATCCTGGTAAACAATGCCGGCATTTATCAGTACGCCCCGGTTGAGGAGGTTTCAGCCGATTCTTTTCATCGGCAATTTAATATCAATGTCTGGGGATCTTTACTTGCCATCCAGGCATCTTTAAAACTGTTTGGCAACAAAGGTGGCAATATCATTAACATCAGTTCAGAGGCAGGCAAAATGCCACTTCCGACAGGTTCGATATATTCTGCCACCAAGGCGGCCTTAGATGCTATTACTATTTCTTTATCAAAAGAACTGGGTGCAAAAAAGATCCGCATCAATTCTATTTTGCCGGGCGTGGTAGAAACAGAAGGCTCACATAGCGCAGGCTTTATCGGCAGTGATGCTGAAGCAAAACTCGTAGCTAACACGCCACTTGGCCGTACGGGTCAGCCGGAAGACATTGCGAAAGTAGCTGTATTTCTTGCTTCGGATGAATCGGGTTGGATTACAGGAGAAAAGATCTCGGTTTCGGGAGGTATTTATGGATTTTAG
- a CDS encoding fatty acid desaturase family protein, which translates to MKTFTDVITDPIYVKPEGTDNAFQRFLKSMIRDERDLPFLYLTLELTLILLPLAIILYLPVPGWLWWTAAIAYQVLNNFRYKGSFGLMLHCTSHRVFFNKKYGFLNHYLPWVIGPLFGQTPETYYSHHIGMHHPENNMPEDESSTMAYQRDSFRGFCKYLASFVFTGIVTLCQYFIRKHRQKLMVRAARGELIFFLACIGLSFINFPATLTVFIIPFIISRIIMMVGNWAQHAFIDAGDPANAYKNSITCINTKYNHKCWNDGYHISHHIKPSMHWTEHPLFFRKTLPEYIANDAIVFDGIHFLHVWVYLMTKRYDLLARNFVNIGNRFNSDQEIIAFLRARTQKIDIATVPINNAVA; encoded by the coding sequence ATGAAAACATTTACAGACGTAATAACCGATCCCATATACGTCAAACCTGAGGGGACGGACAATGCCTTCCAGAGATTTCTCAAATCCATGATCCGCGATGAGCGAGACCTGCCATTCCTTTATCTGACACTGGAACTCACATTAATATTATTGCCGCTGGCAATTATTTTATACCTGCCGGTACCAGGATGGTTGTGGTGGACTGCCGCAATTGCTTACCAGGTACTGAACAATTTCAGATATAAGGGTTCCTTCGGACTAATGCTGCATTGTACCAGTCACCGGGTATTCTTCAATAAGAAATATGGCTTCCTGAACCATTACCTCCCCTGGGTGATAGGACCGCTGTTTGGACAGACACCCGAAACTTACTACAGTCATCATATCGGCATGCACCATCCGGAGAACAATATGCCCGAAGATGAAAGCAGTACGATGGCCTACCAGCGCGATTCTTTCAGGGGATTCTGCAAATACCTGGCAAGCTTTGTATTTACCGGCATTGTTACCCTTTGCCAATATTTTATTCGCAAACACCGCCAGAAACTAATGGTCAGAGCTGCCAGGGGTGAACTGATCTTTTTCCTGGCCTGTATCGGGCTCTCCTTTATCAATTTCCCGGCTACCCTGACCGTGTTCATTATTCCTTTTATCATTTCCCGGATCATCATGATGGTGGGCAACTGGGCACAGCACGCTTTTATTGACGCCGGAGATCCTGCGAACGCCTATAAGAACAGTATTACCTGTATTAACACCAAATACAACCATAAATGCTGGAATGACGGTTACCACATCAGCCATCACATCAAACCCTCCATGCACTGGACGGAACATCCCCTCTTTTTCCGGAAAACACTGCCGGAGTATATTGCCAACGACGCCATCGTATTTGACGGTATCCACTTTCTGCACGTCTGGGTCTATCTGATGACAAAACGATACGACCTCCTGGCCAGGAATTTTGTGAATATTGGCAACAGGTTCAACAGCGACCAGGAAATTATCGCCTTCCTGAGGGCCCGTACTCAAAAAATAGACATCGCTACCGTCCCCATCAACAACGCTGTAGCCTGA